In Ignavibacteria bacterium, a single window of DNA contains:
- a CDS encoding B12-binding domain-containing radical SAM protein, with protein MIDVLFTHSYFLKFDEKEYKAMMPYSPLGTLYAASFLQSKGYSVALFDAMLAENENELLPELKKHKPKFLVIYDDDFNYLTKMCLERMRLAAFTMSELGKKFGCTVIIHGSDAADHYEKYLSHGADFVIFGEGEQTLFELLEKLSGKSNQEFESINGIAFKKDYRHPELVSGSNENMLKQVQHDNTIKTNHRQVLQQLDTLPFPTREIVDVEKYRKIWTERHGYFSMNIVTTRGCPFHCNWCAKPIYGQVYNVHSPQNVVAEMKLLKEKYSPNHLWFCDDIFGLKPNWIQEFAEVVQKENAVIPFKCLSRADLLVKGNTIEALAKSGCTSTWMGAESGSQKILDAMEKGTTVEQIYEATRKLKRHNIRVGFFLQFGYTGETKDDIEKTFFMVRECLPDEIGVSVSYPLPGTKFYDNVREQLGEKQNWFDSQDLAMMYHGTYSPDFYRALHKLIHKRFRVWKGMELLSSPKKWNKHS; from the coding sequence ATGATTGACGTTTTATTCACACATTCCTACTTCCTCAAATTCGACGAGAAAGAATACAAAGCAATGATGCCGTATTCTCCGCTTGGCACATTGTACGCCGCGAGTTTTCTTCAATCGAAAGGATATTCTGTTGCGTTGTTCGATGCGATGCTCGCGGAAAATGAAAACGAACTTCTTCCCGAACTCAAAAAACACAAACCGAAATTTCTCGTAATCTACGACGACGATTTCAACTACTTAACGAAAATGTGTTTGGAACGAATGCGACTTGCTGCGTTCACGATGAGCGAACTTGGAAAGAAATTCGGTTGTACTGTAATCATTCACGGAAGCGATGCCGCAGACCATTACGAAAAATATTTATCGCACGGTGCTGACTTTGTAATTTTCGGCGAAGGTGAACAAACGCTTTTTGAACTTCTCGAAAAACTTTCCGGAAAATCAAATCAGGAGTTTGAAAGTATAAATGGAATTGCTTTTAAAAAAGATTATCGTCATCCCGAACTTGTTTCGGGATCTAATGAGAATATGCTGAAACAAGTTCAGCACGACAACACAATCAAAACCAATCATCGCCAAGTATTACAACAACTCGATACACTTCCATTTCCTACACGAGAAATTGTTGATGTTGAGAAGTATAGAAAAATTTGGACCGAGCGACACGGATATTTTTCGATGAATATTGTTACAACGCGCGGATGTCCGTTTCATTGCAATTGGTGCGCGAAACCGATTTACGGACAAGTGTATAATGTTCATTCACCGCAGAATGTTGTTGCTGAAATGAAATTGTTGAAAGAAAAATATTCTCCCAACCACTTGTGGTTTTGCGACGATATTTTTGGATTGAAACCGAATTGGATTCAAGAGTTTGCAGAAGTTGTGCAAAAAGAAAATGCAGTAATTCCTTTCAAATGTTTATCGCGCGCGGATTTATTGGTGAAAGGAAACACGATTGAAGCGCTTGCAAAATCCGGCTGCACATCAACGTGGATGGGAGCGGAAAGTGGTTCACAAAAAATTCTCGACGCGATGGAAAAAGGAACAACAGTCGAGCAAATTTACGAAGCGACGCGCAAACTGAAACGCCACAACATTCGCGTCGGATTCTTTTTGCAATTTGGTTACACAGGCGAAACGAAAGACGATATCGAAAAAACGTTTTTTATGGTGCGCGAATGTTTGCCCGATGAAATTGGCGTTTCGGTTTCGTATCCGCTACCAGGAACAAAATTTTACGACAACGTACGCGAACAACTCGGTGAAAAACAAAATTGGTTCGATAGTCAGGATTTGGCAATGATGTATCACGGAACGTATTCGCCGGATTTTTATCGCGCGTTGCACAAACTCATTCACAAACGTTTTCGCGTATGGAAAGGAATGGAACTACTTTCTTCGCCAAAGAAATGGAACAAACATTCT
- the dprA gene encoding DNA-protecting protein DprA, with the protein MFSTKELLILSQVERIGDVKLRQLISQFSSLEEIFTTPFARLEQLTSPSLTKSLLEFRKNSQYEKANQFSEEQFSKAEKLGATIISISSKNYPEQLKQIYDAPIFLFVLGNLLPQDKYSLALVGTRTPTNYGKQVCENFTKEFSQLGITIISGLAIGIDSTVHRTTLNNNGRTIAVIGSGLDEIYPLDNKGLAKLIAENGAVISEFPFGTKPDGFNFPRRNRIISGLSLGTLLIESKIGGGGMITAELALDQNKEVFAIPGPINSEKSNGCNILIKEGRAKLAQTPDDVIKELEYKLRPILKSKNEKPQQEISLSLFEKKIFDILSEEPTHIDMIAEKTELITSDVLVNLLSLEFKGIVKQLAGKMFVKTL; encoded by the coding sequence ATGTTCTCCACAAAAGAACTTCTTATCCTTTCACAGGTGGAAAGAATCGGTGATGTAAAATTACGTCAACTGATTTCCCAATTTTCTTCGCTCGAGGAAATCTTCACTACTCCTTTTGCTCGACTTGAGCAACTCACTTCTCCTTCACTAACAAAATCGCTCCTTGAATTCAGAAAAAATTCTCAGTACGAAAAAGCAAATCAGTTTTCCGAAGAACAATTTTCAAAAGCAGAAAAACTTGGTGCGACCATAATTTCAATTTCATCAAAAAATTATCCAGAACAACTCAAACAAATTTACGATGCGCCGATTTTTCTTTTTGTTCTTGGAAATTTACTTCCCCAAGACAAATATTCACTTGCACTAGTTGGAACACGAACGCCAACAAATTACGGAAAACAGGTGTGCGAAAACTTTACGAAAGAATTTTCTCAGTTAGGAATTACCATTATCAGTGGTTTAGCAATTGGAATTGACTCGACCGTTCACAGAACAACTCTTAATAATAATGGAAGAACAATCGCTGTGATTGGAAGTGGATTAGATGAAATTTATCCGCTCGATAATAAAGGACTTGCAAAGTTAATTGCCGAAAACGGCGCAGTGATTTCTGAATTTCCGTTCGGAACAAAACCAGATGGATTTAATTTTCCGCGCCGTAACAGAATCATCAGCGGACTTTCGCTCGGAACACTTCTTATCGAAAGTAAAATTGGCGGAGGCGGAATGATTACGGCAGAACTTGCGCTGGATCAAAACAAAGAAGTGTTTGCGATACCAGGACCAATCAACAGTGAAAAGAGCAATGGCTGTAACATTCTCATCAAAGAAGGTCGTGCAAAACTTGCACAAACTCCGGACGATGTAATAAAAGAACTCGAATACAAACTTCGACCAATTCTAAAATCGAAAAACGAAAAACCACAACAAGAAATTTCACTTTCGCTTTTCGAGAAAAAAATTTTTGATATACTTTCCGAAGAACCGACACATATTGATATGATTGCAGAGAAAACCGAACTCATAACTTCGGATGTTCTTGTCAACTTATTGAGTTTGGAATTTAAAGGAATTGTGAAACAACTCGCAGGAAAAATGTTCGTCAAAACTCTGTGA
- a CDS encoding ethanolamine utilization protein EutN, which translates to MVLCKITGTIVSTHKDEHFKEQKLLIAQPIDTSGKFIGKEILSVDTVDAGVGDVVLVMQEGSGARQILKDDKIPVHSVIVAVVDGIDVKE; encoded by the coding sequence ATGGTACTTTGTAAAATCACCGGCACTATCGTTTCTACACACAAGGACGAGCATTTCAAAGAGCAAAAACTTCTCATCGCGCAACCGATTGATACGAGTGGAAAATTTATCGGCAAAGAAATTCTTTCTGTTGATACGGTTGACGCAGGCGTAGGCGATGTTGTTCTCGTGATGCAAGAAGGAAGCGGCGCACGGCAAATTCTAAAAGACGATAAAATCCCAGTGCATTCCGTTATCGTTGCCGTTGTTGATGGAATTGACGTGAAAGAATAA